A part of Leptospira yasudae genomic DNA contains:
- a CDS encoding ABC transporter permease, with the protein MNVSDFLKEFSNNVKTVFWKEFSVYFNSPSGMIFASFFLFLTSFLFFFGLGDGSFWDFKSASMEAYFLWVPILYVVFIPALSMRLWSEEERSGTLEILFTLPLREAELVFGKFLAAWSFLGFVLSFTFLIPGTILYLGDLDFGTVAVGYIGIFLLGGANLSLGSFVSSLTKDQIGSYLLGMIVCLVFFLLGYRPFLQFVGPELGNALSFLSLSKHFETFRLGILDGREIFFYLSFILLTVYANALRLRSKR; encoded by the coding sequence ATGAACGTTTCCGATTTTTTAAAGGAATTTTCCAACAACGTCAAAACGGTCTTTTGGAAAGAATTTTCCGTGTATTTTAATTCTCCTTCGGGAATGATCTTCGCTTCCTTCTTTTTGTTTCTGACTTCGTTTTTATTTTTTTTCGGACTCGGAGACGGTTCGTTTTGGGATTTTAAATCCGCGAGTATGGAAGCGTATTTCCTTTGGGTTCCGATCCTGTATGTAGTGTTTATTCCCGCCTTGTCCATGCGTCTTTGGTCCGAGGAAGAACGTTCGGGAACATTAGAAATTCTTTTTACTCTTCCGTTGCGGGAGGCGGAACTCGTATTCGGGAAATTTTTGGCGGCTTGGAGTTTTTTAGGGTTCGTGCTTTCATTCACGTTCCTCATCCCCGGAACGATTTTATATTTAGGCGATTTGGATTTCGGAACGGTCGCGGTCGGTTACATCGGAATCTTTCTTTTGGGTGGAGCCAATCTTTCCTTGGGAAGTTTCGTGTCCTCCCTTACGAAAGACCAGATCGGTTCGTATCTTCTCGGTATGATCGTCTGTCTCGTGTTCTTTCTTTTAGGATATCGACCCTTTCTGCAATTCGTAGGACCCGAACTCGGAAACGCGCTTTCCTTTTTATCGCTCTCCAAACATTTTGAAACGTTTCGTCTCGGGATTTTGGACGGACGAGAAATATTCTTTTATCTGAGTTTTATTCTTTTGACGGTTTATGCGAACGCGCTGCGCCTGAGGTCCAAACGATGA
- a CDS encoding ABC transporter ATP-binding protein, whose product MGTISVSQLSKSYPGKIAVSNLNFEIPKGRITGLLGPNGAGKTTTLKLLTGSLLPNEGSVRYDGLNFFQNRISIQKRIGYLPESSPIYPDLTVFEFLSFLGKAKGIASDRLKERIEFVISLLKLETAVHRPIGFLSKGFRQRTSLAGTLIQDPEYIILDEPSSGLDPLQISELKTLLRTLGKEKTILLSSHVLQEVEEICDHILVLDEGRLIADGSVESLSKGEGCLILAETDLKTIRALFSNDSYSIETTGKTQDSFAEFRISASAENGRIVSEDVFRILKGASFPVRSLVPEKNSLESVFESLTSPAQR is encoded by the coding sequence ATGGGAACGATCTCCGTCAGTCAACTTTCCAAATCCTATCCGGGAAAAATAGCGGTCTCGAATCTTAATTTTGAAATTCCAAAAGGAAGAATCACGGGGCTGCTCGGTCCGAACGGGGCCGGTAAAACCACCACTCTCAAACTTTTAACGGGGTCCCTTCTTCCGAACGAAGGATCCGTTCGTTACGACGGTCTTAATTTTTTTCAAAATCGAATTTCGATCCAGAAACGGATCGGCTATCTTCCCGAATCCTCTCCGATTTATCCGGATCTTACGGTTTTCGAATTTCTTTCCTTTTTGGGAAAAGCAAAGGGAATCGCTTCCGATCGTTTGAAAGAAAGAATCGAGTTCGTGATTTCGCTCTTAAAACTCGAAACGGCGGTCCATAGACCGATCGGATTTCTTTCCAAAGGATTTAGACAACGGACTTCTTTGGCGGGAACGCTCATTCAAGATCCTGAATATATCATTTTGGACGAACCGAGTTCGGGTTTGGACCCGCTTCAAATTTCCGAACTGAAAACCCTTCTGCGTACATTAGGAAAAGAGAAAACGATTCTTTTGTCCTCGCACGTTCTGCAGGAAGTGGAGGAAATCTGCGATCACATTCTCGTGTTAGACGAAGGAAGACTGATCGCGGACGGTTCGGTCGAATCCTTATCCAAAGGAGAAGGTTGTCTGATTTTGGCTGAAACGGATCTGAAAACGATCCGAGCCTTGTTTTCGAACGACTCGTATTCGATCGAAACGACCGGTAAAACTCAGGATTCCTTCGCGGAGTTTCGCATCAGCGCGTCCGCTGAAAACGGACGAATCGTGTCGGAAGACGTTTTTCGGATTTTGAAAGGAGCTTCCTTTCCGGTCCGTTCCTTGGTTCCGGAAAAAAATTCCCTGGAATCCGTGTTCGAATCCCTCACTTCCCCCGCGCAGCGATGA
- a CDS encoding STAS domain-containing protein, giving the protein MSKLKLEGKSGKVMIDTTVIDGYDKIFDEVSKSASSGSLTDVEFLLDSVKKITSSGIAKLLTLKNLMDNYGVKMKIKNLSPDLLEVLKKFKVDGKLGL; this is encoded by the coding sequence ATGTCCAAGTTAAAGTTAGAAGGAAAGTCCGGTAAGGTAATGATCGATACAACTGTGATCGACGGTTATGATAAGATCTTCGACGAGGTTTCCAAAAGCGCGTCCTCGGGTTCATTGACGGACGTCGAGTTTCTTCTCGACTCGGTGAAAAAAATCACTTCGAGCGGGATCGCAAAACTTCTCACGTTGAAGAACTTGATGGACAACTACGGAGTGAAGATGAAAATCAAAAATCTCAGTCCCGATCTTCTCGAAGTTTTGAAAAAGTTCAAAGTGGACGGCAAACTCGGACTCTGA
- a CDS encoding class I SAM-dependent DNA methyltransferase, producing MLKKKPYSGFSSVYDAVMREVQYRRWSEFILSSYSAHCETIFPKSILDLGCGTCRLWEEFPDLVELTGIDSSSEMLEIARKKEIGGELILSDLLQFDLSPRKFDLILSTHDTLNYLNDERELKQVFSKIRSHLAPDGLFFFDISSLYNFKNHFDGQTFVERAGDYKIRWINRFLEKESVLESTLTFSHKRTDEEFTETHVHRYFPRNTIHQLLRECGLFLLEEGSDYEDWILKEDASLVNYLCGNSEIYLRNR from the coding sequence ATGCTTAAAAAAAAGCCCTATTCCGGCTTTTCGTCGGTTTATGACGCAGTTATGCGCGAAGTTCAGTACAGGCGTTGGTCTGAATTTATTCTCTCTTCTTACTCCGCTCACTGTGAAACGATTTTCCCGAAATCGATCTTAGATCTCGGCTGCGGTACTTGTCGGCTTTGGGAAGAATTCCCGGATTTGGTGGAACTTACCGGAATCGACTCAAGCTCGGAAATGCTCGAAATTGCAAGAAAAAAGGAGATTGGCGGAGAATTGATTCTTTCCGATTTACTGCAATTCGACCTTTCCCCGCGAAAATTCGACCTTATTCTTTCCACACACGATACGCTCAATTACTTGAACGATGAACGCGAATTGAAACAAGTTTTCTCCAAGATTCGATCCCATCTCGCGCCCGACGGACTTTTCTTTTTCGACATCAGCAGTCTTTACAATTTCAAGAATCATTTTGACGGACAGACTTTTGTGGAACGCGCCGGGGATTATAAAATCCGCTGGATCAATCGATTTTTGGAGAAAGAGAGCGTCCTCGAATCGACCCTCACCTTTTCACACAAAAGAACGGACGAAGAATTTACCGAAACTCATGTTCATAGATACTTCCCAAGGAATACGATTCATCAACTTCTGCGGGAATGCGGACTCTTCCTTTTGGAAGAAGGTTCCGATTACGAAGATTGGATTTTGAAGGAAGACGCTTCTCTCGTAAATTATCTCTGCGGAAATTCGGAAATTTATTTACGGAATCGGTGA
- a CDS encoding SpiroCoCo family coiled-coil protein, whose amino-acid sequence MGIELLLPFIASVGITILLRRLDKSNYKLSQIKRFTGKVQDELNDIALEKIQSVKDAGIDLEISLKQTRKLANDVHALNEESRQLLDSIKTNRDFLDSVARDLKEVVQLSSDIREESNAIQQGLLRMESGKKEIQLLDQKILDLRSEAEAILEVFTDKVNLRSDELLQSLASKIVELEELLEIKNDKIDQGLNSIAANHRESLEAHSNSLMRESVGRIEQLRSEISSLFETIRNKEEDLDLRSEKLQTVFLTVSDKLERLDSRVEEKAEAADRKLEDMARVAEKSAQEKLDRILEQVTHSKEAFINGVKLEVDSIRREIEGMSLETMTRRDEILNETRRQAESINESIQFFQEKYLEAENKLLRQADARKSELLRQIDSFEEEFNRISSNLRSDADGLKKEISLGLREFHSALDSAREEAKEKTIHGISTLQENFDLELSKMHAERSAQIQQDLDAVRQSIVTLDKQISTRIKDVDSYLGDLQSAMESSAGDLMSQVEEKIDLLSGTVDEEVRKIDQRFENLGRYWEEELGNIRLGAQDQMGRLQDKLGEIHVEGRGLLEEFKNEYALQKDKIEEFVSRYKANFQKEGDTVSDRLGESLRSIKEEGSEILQNLREEFSGTIDKMEQIVKKNEKVLEIHAEKIRNNVESNLENAGRDAERVLDRLRDSAEDFFEKQEEKISRLNGTIDAKISKQLTSLMDKGQLQLGQLEERISKYILDVKKNLEESLKSSRKDSDDQMKGFQKQLQNQLREMESAAEEFLRSGKEEFKDSMEEYRTLQLDLKRDLEEIRNAKKNLIAEIQEESEGLRSSVEAITDKMEELGEKTELFHKASEVVERTDSYIQTMEELLSRADEKTPLLNELETKLEELQNLKHSLLSETEDLKLRLDSLASIKDSSDLLRNEFEELQRRSSDWEDTFTRLLEAGEKALEMEETFGDLTARLETLESVREEVKGLFDETDAHKEAAKGLTNKLYSLQNDVEILEAREKEIAETVRKTDDRIESLFRKKEEIRSVEAKFEKIEDLMVDLSERHKQISTLQHRMEDLKAGALVVKEDLESLLGEADDKFEKLSGFLDAVGAVTEGSSPSGKSKDTSKDHLIQRKKATVLNLYHNFQWPAETIAEKLNLETGLVNTILQSESVKKK is encoded by the coding sequence ATGGGAATAGAATTACTCCTGCCGTTTATAGCCAGCGTAGGAATTACAATCCTTCTTCGAAGGCTGGATAAATCCAACTATAAACTCAGTCAAATCAAACGTTTTACGGGAAAAGTTCAAGACGAATTGAACGATATCGCGTTGGAAAAAATCCAATCCGTAAAAGACGCAGGAATCGATTTAGAAATCAGCCTCAAACAAACGCGTAAACTCGCAAACGACGTTCACGCACTCAACGAAGAATCCAGACAGCTTCTCGATTCGATCAAAACCAACCGGGATTTTCTCGATAGCGTTGCGCGCGATCTCAAGGAAGTCGTTCAACTTTCTTCGGATATTCGCGAAGAATCCAACGCGATTCAACAGGGACTTCTTCGTATGGAATCCGGGAAGAAGGAAATCCAACTTCTGGATCAGAAAATTCTGGATCTTAGATCCGAAGCCGAAGCGATTCTGGAAGTGTTTACCGATAAGGTCAATCTTCGTTCGGACGAACTCCTGCAATCTCTTGCCTCTAAAATCGTAGAACTCGAAGAACTTTTAGAAATTAAAAACGATAAGATCGATCAAGGTCTTAACTCGATCGCAGCCAATCACAGGGAAAGTCTGGAAGCGCATTCCAATTCTCTGATGCGTGAATCCGTGGGAAGAATCGAACAGCTTCGCTCGGAAATCTCCTCTCTCTTTGAAACGATCCGCAACAAAGAGGAAGATTTGGATCTGAGATCCGAAAAGCTGCAAACCGTATTCTTAACCGTAAGCGATAAACTCGAACGATTGGATTCCAGAGTGGAAGAAAAGGCGGAAGCCGCGGACCGCAAACTCGAAGATATGGCGCGTGTCGCCGAAAAATCCGCTCAGGAAAAACTGGATCGTATCCTCGAACAGGTCACTCATTCCAAAGAAGCGTTCATCAACGGCGTCAAACTCGAAGTGGATTCGATCCGCAGAGAGATCGAGGGAATGAGTTTGGAAACGATGACTCGCCGGGACGAAATTCTCAACGAAACGAGACGTCAGGCGGAATCGATCAACGAATCCATCCAATTCTTTCAGGAAAAATATCTCGAAGCGGAAAACAAACTGCTTCGTCAAGCCGACGCTCGCAAGTCCGAACTGCTTCGTCAGATCGACAGCTTTGAAGAGGAATTCAACCGGATCAGCAGCAATCTTAGAAGCGACGCGGACGGCCTGAAAAAAGAAATCTCCCTCGGACTCCGGGAATTCCATTCCGCTTTGGATTCGGCGAGGGAAGAGGCGAAGGAAAAAACCATTCACGGGATTTCCACGCTTCAGGAGAATTTCGATTTAGAACTTTCTAAAATGCACGCGGAACGTTCCGCACAAATCCAACAGGATTTGGACGCGGTTCGTCAATCCATCGTTACTCTCGATAAACAGATTTCCACTCGGATCAAGGACGTGGATTCGTATCTGGGTGATCTTCAATCCGCGATGGAATCCAGCGCGGGCGATCTGATGTCTCAGGTCGAAGAAAAGATCGATCTTCTTTCCGGAACCGTGGATGAAGAAGTTCGTAAAATCGATCAAAGATTCGAGAACTTGGGCCGTTATTGGGAAGAAGAACTCGGCAATATCCGTCTCGGCGCACAAGATCAAATGGGCCGTTTGCAGGATAAACTCGGTGAAATCCACGTCGAAGGGCGGGGGCTGCTCGAAGAATTCAAAAACGAATACGCGCTTCAAAAAGACAAGATCGAAGAATTCGTTTCCCGTTATAAGGCGAACTTTCAAAAAGAAGGCGATACCGTTTCCGATCGTCTCGGCGAATCGTTACGCAGTATAAAAGAAGAAGGATCCGAGATCCTTCAGAATCTCCGGGAAGAATTTTCCGGAACCATCGATAAGATGGAACAGATCGTTAAAAAGAACGAAAAGGTTCTTGAAATTCACGCGGAAAAGATCCGCAATAACGTGGAATCCAACCTGGAAAACGCGGGAAGAGACGCCGAACGCGTGTTAGACCGTCTCCGCGATTCCGCGGAAGACTTCTTTGAAAAACAGGAAGAAAAGATCAGCCGCTTAAACGGAACGATCGACGCAAAAATCTCCAAACAGCTCACTTCTCTCATGGACAAGGGCCAGCTTCAGCTCGGTCAGCTCGAAGAGAGAATCAGCAAATACATTCTGGACGTGAAAAAGAATCTGGAAGAATCCCTCAAGTCTTCGCGCAAAGACAGCGACGATCAGATGAAGGGATTTCAAAAACAACTTCAGAATCAACTTCGCGAAATGGAATCGGCCGCGGAAGAATTCTTACGTTCCGGAAAAGAAGAGTTCAAGGATTCCATGGAAGAATACAGAACTCTTCAACTCGATCTCAAACGCGACCTCGAAGAAATCCGCAACGCGAAGAAAAATCTCATCGCGGAAATCCAGGAAGAATCCGAAGGTTTGCGTTCTTCCGTGGAAGCGATCACGGACAAGATGGAAGAACTCGGAGAAAAAACCGAACTCTTCCACAAAGCAAGCGAGGTCGTCGAAAGAACCGATTCTTATATTCAAACGATGGAAGAACTTCTTTCCAGAGCGGACGAGAAGACTCCGTTGTTAAACGAACTCGAAACCAAACTCGAAGAATTGCAGAACTTAAAACATTCTCTTCTTTCCGAAACGGAAGACTTGAAACTCAGATTGGATTCACTTGCTTCCATCAAAGATTCTTCGGATCTTTTACGCAACGAATTCGAGGAACTTCAGAGAAGATCTTCCGATTGGGAAGACACGTTTACGAGACTTCTCGAAGCGGGTGAAAAGGCCCTCGAAATGGAGGAAACGTTCGGAGATCTTACGGCGAGACTCGAAACGTTGGAGTCCGTTCGCGAAGAAGTCAAAGGTCTTTTCGACGAAACCGACGCGCACAAAGAAGCCGCGAAGGGACTTACGAACAAACTGTATTCTCTTCAAAACGACGTTGAAATTCTCGAAGCGAGAGAAAAGGAAATCGCGGAAACGGTGCGCAAGACCGACGACCGAATCGAATCCTTGTTCCGTAAAAAGGAAGAAATCCGTTCCGTGGAAGCGAAGTTCGAAAAGATCGAAGACTTGATGGTCGATCTTTCCGAAAGACACAAACAGATCTCCACGTTGCAGCATCGAATGGAAGACTTGAAGGCCGGAGCCCTAGTCGTGAAGGAAGATCTCGAAAGTCTTTTGGGAGAAGCGGACGATAAGTTCGAAAAACTCTCCGGATTTTTGGACGCGGTAGGCGCGGTTACCGAAGGTTCGTCTCCTTCCGGCAAGTCGAAGGACACTTCCAAGGATCATTTGATCCAAAGAAAGAAAGCCACCGTGCTGAATCTGTATCATAACTTTCAATGGCCTGCGGAAACCATCGCGGAAAAATTAAATTTAGAGACGGGGCTTGTGAATACGATTCTACAAAGCGAGTCCGTTAAGAAGAAATGA
- the map gene encoding type I methionyl aminopeptidase codes for MIFIKNKSEIEKMRAAGRLAAKLLDYISAHVQPGVSTLQLNDLCEEFTKKHGAKSAPLGYKGFPKSICTSVNQVVCHGIPKATDVLKDGDIINIDVTPLLDGYHGDSSRTFIVGGKTSPEVETLVKDTEKAMYIGIEQVKPGNRVHDIANAIDDFLTPKGYGIVRDLMGHGIGRGFHEDPQIPHFRQNRKLAKLEPGMIFTIEPMVNLGTWQVNFSKEDHWTVTTKDGKWSAQFEHTILVTEKGYEILTVSG; via the coding sequence TTGATCTTCATCAAAAACAAGAGCGAAATCGAAAAAATGAGAGCGGCTGGGAGACTGGCCGCTAAACTTCTGGATTATATTTCCGCGCACGTTCAACCGGGTGTTTCCACTCTTCAGTTGAACGATCTCTGTGAGGAATTTACGAAGAAGCACGGAGCTAAATCGGCTCCGCTCGGTTATAAAGGATTTCCTAAATCGATTTGTACATCCGTGAATCAAGTCGTTTGTCATGGGATTCCCAAGGCGACGGACGTTTTAAAAGACGGGGACATCATCAATATCGATGTGACTCCGCTCTTGGACGGTTATCACGGAGATTCTTCCCGTACGTTCATCGTCGGTGGTAAGACAAGTCCCGAAGTCGAAACTCTCGTAAAAGATACGGAGAAAGCGATGTACATCGGGATCGAACAAGTCAAACCCGGCAATCGAGTACACGATATCGCGAATGCAATCGACGATTTTCTCACACCCAAAGGATACGGAATCGTACGCGATCTGATGGGCCACGGAATCGGACGAGGCTTTCACGAAGATCCGCAGATTCCTCACTTCCGTCAAAATCGAAAACTCGCCAAACTAGAACCGGGAATGATCTTTACGATCGAACCTATGGTGAACCTCGGTACTTGGCAGGTGAATTTTTCGAAAGAAGATCACTGGACCGTAACTACGAAGGACGGCAAGTGGTCCGCGCAATTCGAACACACGATTCTAGTTACCGAAAAAGGCTATGAAATTTTAACCGTATCAGGTTAA
- a CDS encoding DUF350 domain-containing protein — protein sequence METVLGYLSALGRDAVFFLISFVLFYIGKKIKDWIEPGDLDQEIIANNNTAVSAGLSGYYFGLTLILLVILSSPGSDLISDCFQVLYYGILGILLLNLSYFINDKLIFRSLDFNELVYSGRNVAVGAVVFGSSVASSIIIAASLSGDNAGLAFPIWKDLGLLEPVQKLLDGSLLGILFFSIGQIALILFTFAYRKIVPYSLDLELKEKENLASGISYSGALVALGIIIARALHKDPVSMEHTLFQIFLDFILGLIVIPAVRLLTDAVILPGSTLKEEISRDQNVGVGILEAVVLISFAGILFYAV from the coding sequence ATGGAAACGGTACTCGGTTATCTAAGCGCTTTAGGAAGAGACGCGGTATTTTTTTTAATCAGTTTTGTTCTCTTTTACATCGGTAAAAAAATAAAGGATTGGATCGAACCGGGAGATCTCGATCAGGAAATCATCGCGAACAACAACACCGCGGTTTCCGCGGGATTGTCCGGCTATTATTTCGGACTCACCTTAATTCTTCTCGTCATCTTATCCTCTCCGGGAAGCGACTTGATCTCCGATTGCTTTCAAGTTTTGTATTACGGAATACTCGGGATTCTTCTTTTGAATCTTTCCTACTTCATCAACGATAAACTGATCTTCCGCAGTTTGGATTTTAACGAACTCGTTTATTCGGGAAGAAACGTCGCCGTAGGCGCGGTCGTGTTCGGAAGCAGCGTCGCTTCCTCCATCATCATCGCGGCTTCTCTCAGCGGAGACAACGCGGGACTTGCGTTTCCGATCTGGAAGGATCTGGGACTTTTGGAACCGGTTCAGAAGTTGTTGGACGGAAGCCTTCTCGGGATTCTATTTTTTTCCATCGGACAAATCGCTCTCATTCTATTCACGTTCGCCTATCGGAAGATCGTTCCGTATTCCTTGGATTTGGAACTGAAAGAGAAAGAAAATCTCGCTTCCGGAATTTCCTACAGCGGCGCGTTAGTCGCTCTTGGGATCATTATCGCGAGAGCCCTTCACAAAGACCCCGTCTCGATGGAACACACCCTGTTTCAGATCTTCCTCGACTTTATACTCGGATTGATCGTGATTCCTGCGGTTCGACTTTTGACGGACGCAGTGATTCTACCGGGAAGCACTCTCAAAGAAGAGATCAGCCGGGATCAAAACGTAGGGGTTGGGATTTTGGAAGCGGTCGTGTTGATCAGCTTTGCGGGAATTCTATTCTACGCTGTGTGA
- a CDS encoding LIC_11502 family protein — protein MQKELSERIKFPRTDLELIPDRSALSYSDVIAAIRLTLLPKDKLSKQVVFASVVGALKGFAERDLKPFHANHKYVFSELGSEVLKILEVADTIDTISNEDRIKLLKEAFDYGIRKVYHLEWKLYTSREIY, from the coding sequence ATGCAAAAAGAATTATCCGAACGTATTAAGTTTCCCAGAACCGATCTCGAATTGATCCCCGATCGTTCCGCTCTCTCTTATTCGGATGTGATCGCAGCGATTCGTCTTACTCTTTTACCTAAGGATAAACTTTCCAAACAAGTCGTGTTCGCATCGGTCGTCGGCGCGCTGAAAGGTTTTGCGGAAAGAGATCTCAAACCGTTTCACGCAAATCATAAATACGTTTTTTCGGAACTCGGTTCCGAAGTCTTAAAGATCTTGGAAGTTGCGGATACCATCGATACGATTTCGAACGAGGATAGAATCAAACTTTTGAAAGAAGCCTTCGACTACGGAATCCGTAAAGTATATCACTTAGAATGGAAACTGTATACGTCTCGGGAAATCTACTGA
- the queG gene encoding tRNA epoxyqueuosine(34) reductase QueG produces the protein MIESKEIISEFKTLIERSGFDMYGICDAKIPQEDRENILTWVAEGRHGKMEWYPKNMDLRLDFKNLGFEPRSVLALGTIYNDPDYDDVAETMSFRFSRYAVGEDYHRVLRRLAKPILQELKRKYPNHHFRQGVDSLPVPEKVLARRAGLGWKAKNTNLIHPDFGSFFFITVILTDLPIVSVQIEQKDRCGTCTACIDACPTQALEPYRIDAGKCISHHTLEDSSPEISATHGWVAGCDICQDVCPWNRVKARKKGIRTRLEEFRVRSIFRENPDSLLDLNESEFKNNFSDSAISRMSFSMYQRNAKMAKK, from the coding sequence ATGATCGAAAGTAAAGAAATAATTTCCGAATTCAAAACTCTCATCGAACGATCCGGTTTTGATATGTATGGAATTTGTGACGCAAAAATTCCACAAGAAGATCGGGAGAACATACTTACCTGGGTCGCCGAAGGAAGACACGGAAAGATGGAATGGTATCCGAAGAACATGGATCTTCGTTTGGATTTTAAGAATCTCGGTTTTGAACCTCGATCCGTTTTAGCGCTCGGTACAATTTACAACGATCCCGACTACGACGACGTTGCGGAAACGATGTCGTTTCGATTTTCCCGATACGCGGTCGGAGAGGATTATCACAGAGTTCTTCGCAGACTTGCAAAACCGATTCTACAAGAACTAAAACGGAAGTATCCGAATCATCATTTCCGACAAGGAGTGGATTCTTTACCGGTGCCGGAAAAGGTTCTCGCGAGAAGGGCGGGACTTGGTTGGAAGGCGAAGAACACGAATCTCATCCATCCGGACTTCGGGTCCTTCTTCTTTATTACGGTCATACTTACCGATCTCCCGATCGTAAGCGTGCAGATCGAACAAAAGGATCGATGCGGAACCTGCACGGCTTGTATCGACGCTTGTCCGACGCAGGCGCTCGAACCGTATCGGATCGATGCAGGGAAATGTATCTCCCATCATACTTTGGAGGATTCTTCACCTGAGATTTCGGCCACGCACGGATGGGTTGCAGGATGCGATATTTGCCAGGATGTTTGTCCTTGGAACCGCGTAAAAGCCCGGAAAAAAGGGATTCGAACGCGCCTGGAAGAATTTCGAGTACGTTCTATTTTTCGGGAGAATCCCGATTCTCTTCTGGATCTGAATGAAAGCGAATTCAAAAACAACTTTTCTGACTCGGCTATTTCACGGATGAGTTTTTCGATGTATCAAAGAAACGCAAAGATGGCAAAAAAGTGA